From one Malus sylvestris chromosome 1, drMalSylv7.2, whole genome shotgun sequence genomic stretch:
- the LOC126633822 gene encoding caffeic acid 3-O-methyltransferase 1-like: MALQLEEEENFCYAMQLVFSSVLSMSMQSAIELGIFDIIAKAGPGAKLSSSEIAAHIGSGTRNSEAPMMLDRILRLLASHSILSCSAVANEEDGSDSQRLYSLGPVSNYFVTNEDGVSLGPLMALIQDKVFLDSWSQLKDAVVEGGIPFNKVHGTHAFEYPGLDARFNQVFNTAMFNHTTIVMKKILHLYKGFEKLTQLVDVGGGLGVTLSLITSKHPHIKGINYDLPHVVKHAPSYPGVEHVGGDMFASVPSGDAIFMKWILHDWSDQHCLKLLKICYNAIPEDGKVIIVEAVLPVMSETSTAVKSTSQIDVLMMTQNPGGKERSREEFMALATGAGFSGIKYECFVCNFWVMEIFK, encoded by the exons ATGGCCCTGCAGCTGGAAGAAGAGGAAAACTTCTGCTATGCCATGCAGCTTGTGTTTTCTTCTGTTCTGTCCATGTCTATGCAATCAGCAATCGAGCTAGGCATTTTCGACATCATAGCGAAAGCCGGTCCTGGCGCCAAACTCTCTTCATCGGAGATTGCAGCTCATATCGGCAGTGGCACCAGGAACTCTGAAGCACCGATGATGTTGGATCGTATTCTAAGGCTCCTTGCCAGTCACTCTATTCTCAGCTGCTCTGCAGTTGCTAATGAAGAAGATGGGTCTGATTCTCAGAGGCTCTACAGCCTTGGCCCTGTGTCCAACTACTTTGTGACTAATGAAGATGGTGTTTCTTTGGGTCCCTTGATGGCATTGATTCAAGATAAGGTCTTCCTAGACAGCTG GTCCCAACTGAAAGATGCAGTTGTTGAAGGAGGAATTCCATTTAACAAGGTCCATGGGACGCATGCTTTTGAGTATCCAGGTTTAGACGCCAGGTTTAATCAAGTTTTCAACACAGCAATGTTTAACCACACCACTATTGTCATGAAGAAGATTCTTCATCTCTACAAGGGCTTTGAGAAACTTACCCAACTTGTTGACGTTggtggtggtttgggagtgactCTTAGTCTAATCACTTCTAAACATCCCCATATTAAGGGTATCAATTACGACTTGCCACATGTCGTAAAACATGCCCCTTCATATCCTG GGGTGGAACATGTTGGAGGAGACATGTTTGCAAGTGTTCCATCTGGGGATGCCATTTTTATGAAG TGGATACTTCACGATTGGAGTGACCAACATTGCCTAAAGCTGTTGAAAATTTGTTACAATGCTATTCCAGAGGATGGGAAAGTGATTATCGTGGAAGCAGTTCTTCCAGTGATGTCAGAGACTAGCACCGCCGTGAAGAGCACCTCCCAAATTGATGTGCTTATGATGACTCAAAACCCGGGAGGAAAGGAGCGGAGCCGAGAAGAGTTCATGGCTTTGGCAACTGGTGCAGGATTTAGTGGCATTAAATATGAATGTTTTGTCTGTAATTTTTGGGTGATGGAGATCTTTAAGTAA